The DNA segment AACCGATACTGGTATCATCGTAAGCCAGTGTGGGAACCAGAAGGTCAGAGATATCATTGGATCCTCTCGCTTTATCAAAAAGAGGGCTGTCCAGATCTTTCGTGCCAAAGGTGTCGCTGCTTATGACATCGAAGACTTTGCTGTCCACGTACTTGTCGTGTCCTTCGGTGCCAGGCATTCCGGCTGCCCTTGTGTTTACTGTGGAGAAAACTGTTGTGAGCGTTATGAGTGTGGCTGACAGACATAAAGCTGATTTGAATTTATTATTCATAGATGAACCTCCGCTATGGTGTGGGACAGCAGGACTGGATCCACAAAGCTGTGTAGCAGTCCGCGCTGCCGTTGAGTTAAAAAAGCCGAAATGGAGATTCCATCCCGGCCTTTTGGTGTATGGTTTTATCTATTTGGTTATTTATTTCTTTTCCATCTTATTTAAGGAATCGACAATCTGTTTTGACCAGTCAGTTCCGCCTTCTTTTTCGAAACGAGCATACTCGTCATCAATATTGGCACCTTGTGTCACAACATTTGCAATAATTGTATTTTTCAGTGTTGTCAGATCTCCGTTGTACTGGCTCATCTCATCTGTTGAGACAAAGTTTGGAGCCAGAGTGGAGTTGTCGTTAAACAGCTGCTGAGCATCTCTTGCCTCCGGTGCGATCTGTTCTGCACCGGGATCCTTTTCCTTGAAGTCTGAGATGGAGAGCATCGGATCAATATTATTCTTGGTCCATTGCGTTCCTGGTTTTTCAAGACTCTCAAGCATATGGAACTGACCTTCTTCATAAGTGTTTCCACATACGGTTTCTGCTTTTGTCGACCAGTGTGTTCCTTCTACACCATAAGTCCACAGAACCTGCATATCTCCGCCGTCGAGCATGCTTTCGATGAAATACTTAAACACGCCTTCCGGATTCTTACATGCTGCAGTGATCGCGAACACCGGCGGGCGCCGTTCCAGATACTTTCCAACCTCTTTAATTGGAGGAAGAGCAACCAGTTTGTCATCTCGATTGTTTGCTGCAAGGTTTACTTTTAAGTTTGTAGCCCAGGTACCTGCCCAATAGGTGAATACGCCGAACTTATCTTCGTAAAATTTGTTTCTGCAGTCGTTTGTTCCATTCGTAAGAGACTCTTTGTCGATGTAGCCTGCCTGATAAGCATCACGCAGACGGCCGATCGCCTCTTTCATGGAATCCTCTGTGAAACCGTCCACCCAGGTTCCGTCATCTTTCTGATAGAAACTTGGATATGCACCCTGATAGAATTCCGGAAGATAATTGACAAAAGGAATTTCTTCACCGATCAGACGGGCAGAAGATACACCATAAGTATCTCCATCAACGCCATTGCCGTCCGGATCCCCTTCGGTGAATGCCTTCAGCATATTGATGTATTCATCATAAGTGGTTGGAACGTCCAGGTTGCAGTTGCCCAGCCATTTTTGCTTTACATATGTCACGCAGCCATTTCCACGGCCGTTTGCAAATCCGTAAAGTTTTCCATCAATATATAGATTTTTAATCAGATCCTCGTTGTTGATACGACCGGAAGCTTTCAGTTCGGAATTTTCCCAGGCATCTGTCATATCCCAGAGGGCCCCTTCCTTTGCATATCCGGAATAGTAGGTTGGATCCAGCAGGACAACATCTGGCCAGTTGTCCGGTCCGCTTGCGAAAGTCTGACCCAGAACATCATGATAAGCATCATGATCTGGCTGTGTGAGTTCAAGCTTTATTCCGCTGAGTTCTTCAAATCTCTCAACGAACTTGTCCTGTGCATTCTCTTTGGTGAAAACAGTCCCATCAATCATAAGTTTAATCTTGTCGGGCTTTTCTACATCCTTTTCTTTAGAATCCTCAGATGCAGATGATTTTGCTGAAGTTGCTGACTTTGCATCTTTGCCGGCGTCATTTCCACAGCCTGCGAACGTTGTTGCAGCCATCATTGCGGCTAAAAACGTGCATAGCATCTTTTTTCTCATACTTATTCTCCTCCTAATAAATAGTTATT comes from the Blautia liquoris genome and includes:
- a CDS encoding extracellular solute-binding protein; this encodes MRKKMLCTFLAAMMAATTFAGCGNDAGKDAKSATSAKSSASEDSKEKDVEKPDKIKLMIDGTVFTKENAQDKFVERFEELSGIKLELTQPDHDAYHDVLGQTFASGPDNWPDVVLLDPTYYSGYAKEGALWDMTDAWENSELKASGRINNEDLIKNLYIDGKLYGFANGRGNGCVTYVKQKWLGNCNLDVPTTYDEYINMLKAFTEGDPDGNGVDGDTYGVSSARLIGEEIPFVNYLPEFYQGAYPSFYQKDDGTWVDGFTEDSMKEAIGRLRDAYQAGYIDKESLTNGTNDCRNKFYEDKFGVFTYWAGTWATNLKVNLAANNRDDKLVALPPIKEVGKYLERRPPVFAITAACKNPEGVFKYFIESMLDGGDMQVLWTYGVEGTHWSTKAETVCGNTYEEGQFHMLESLEKPGTQWTKNNIDPMLSISDFKEKDPGAEQIAPEARDAQQLFNDNSTLAPNFVSTDEMSQYNGDLTTLKNTIIANVVTQGANIDDEYARFEKEGGTDWSKQIVDSLNKMEKK